In a single window of the Rhodamnia argentea isolate NSW1041297 chromosome 2, ASM2092103v1, whole genome shotgun sequence genome:
- the LOC115751591 gene encoding protein DA1 isoform X1 has product MGWFSKIFKGSSHKISEGHYDENYGTDPSYDASSTSGDNLSDYEAEDIDRAIALSLLEQNQNRANFIDNESQLKEDEQLAKAIQESLNFESSPQHEDESVPSPHENAYSPPSYGSGYSPPRYGNAYHPMPMHYPTGYRICAGCNTEIGHGRFLSCMNAVWHPECFRCHACTLPISEYEFSLSGNYPYHKSCYKEHYHPKCDVCSHFIPTNLAGLIEYRAHPFWSQKYCPSHEHDGTPRCCSCERMEPRETRYVSLKDGRKLCLECFDSAVMDTNECQPLYVGIQEFYEGLNMKVEQEVPLLLVERQALNEAREGEKHGHHHMPETRGLCLSEEQTIGMPGVRGRRRAGTITEPYELARRCEVTAVLVLYGLPRLLTGSILAHEMMHAWLRLKGYPTLRQDVEEGICQVLAHMWLHTQLTSGSSHNFASTSSISGASRAAKKGARSQFERKLGEFFKHQIESDTSPVYGDGLRAGLLAVHKYGLRRTLDHIRMRGNFPY; this is encoded by the exons GATAACTTGTCGGACTATGAGGCTGAAGATATAGATCGTGCCATTGCGCTATCCCTTTTAGAACAAAATCAGAACAGAGCAAATTTTATTG ATAATGAATCTCAGTTGAAAGAAGATGAACAACTTGCCAAAGCTATACAAGAAAGCTTGAACTTTGAAAGTTCACCTCAGCATGAAGACGAAAGTGTTCCTTCCCCACATGAAAATGCTTATTCTCCTCCCTCATATGGAAGTGGATATTCTCCTCCACGATATGGCAATGCATATCACCCTATGCCAATGCACTATCCAACAGGCTACAG GATCTGTGCTGGATGCAATACAGAGATTGGTCATGGACGGTTTTTGAGTTGTATGAATGCTGTTTGGCATCCTGAATGTTTCCGCTGCCACGCTTGCACCCTACcaatttctgaatatgag TTCTCTTTGTCGGGCAATTATCCTTACCATAAATCTTGCTACAAGGAGCACTACCACCCAAAGTGTGATGTCTGCAGCCATTTT ATCCCTACAAACCTTGCTGGTCTTATTGAGTACAGGGCTCATCCCTTTTGGAGTCAGAAATACTGCCCTTCTCACGAACATGATGGGACTCCCCGATGCTGCAGTTGTGAGCGAATGGAG CCACGAGAGACCAGATATGTTTCTCTTAAAGATGGTCGAAAGCTCTGTCTCGAGTGTTTTGACTCAGCAGTGATGGACACAAATGAATGTCAACCACTGTATGTTGGTATCCAAGAATTTTATGAAGGTCTAAACATGAAAGTGGAGCAGGAAGTTCCTTTACTTTTGGTCGAGAGACAAGCACTAAATGAAGCAAGGGAGGGAGAGAAACAC GGCCATCATCATATGCCTGAGACAAGAGGACTGTGCCTCTCTGAAGAACAAACAATCGGCATG CCAGGAGTCAGGGGACGTCGAAGAGCAGGCACAATAACAGAACCTTATGAACTGGCACGTCGATGTGAAGTGACTGCAGTTCTAGTCTTGTATGGCCTTCCAAG GTTGCTGACTGGATCCATACTGGCTCATGAAATGATGCATGCTTGGTTGCGACTAAAAG GTTACCCCACTCTTCGTCAAGATGTCGAAGAAGGGATTTGTCAAGTGCTAGCTCACATGTGGCTGCATACACAACTGACGTCTGGATCAAGCCATAACTTTGCGTCGACCTCCTCAATTTCAGGTGCTTCCAGAGCAGCTAAGAAAGGTGCGAGATCTCAGTTCGAGAGGAAGCTAGGGGAGTTCTTTAAACACCAGATAGAGTCAGACACTTCCCCGGTGTACGGTGATGGACTTAGGGCCGGTCTACTGGCTGTGCATAAGTACGGTCTTCGAAGGACACTTGACCACATCCGAATGAGAGGCAACTTCCCATACTGA
- the LOC115751629 gene encoding calmodulin-like — protein sequence MASALVLKPSKWLVNRSLKLLKLPRNFHSRPKSPNAPSSTPCRADTSEHKYSRAFQRFDHDGDGKMSSEELSAYFASIGESLPCHEARKAIADFDRDGDGLLEFEDFVRMVEQDGGETNSDLERVFEIFEAGEGRGGITARGLQHVLSRLGEREHSYEECVGMIRAFDLDGDGVVDFQEFQRMMTSN from the coding sequence ATGGCCTCTGCTCTAGTCCTTAAGCCCTCAAAGTGGCTCGTCAACAGGAGCCTCAAGCTTCTCAAGCTCCCGCGTAACTTCCACTCGAGACCCAAATCTCCAAACGCTCCGTCGAGCACGCCTTGCCGTGCCGACACCAGCGAGCACAAGTACTCGCGAGCCTTCCAACGCTTCGACCACGACGGAGACGGGAAGATGTCCAGCGAGGAGCTCAGCGCTTACTTCGCGTCCATCGGCGAGTCCTTACCCTGCCACGAAGCTCGGAAGGCAATCGCCGACTTCGACCGGGACGGCGACGGCTTGCTTGAGTTCGAGGACTTCGTCCGCATGGTGGAGCAAGACGGCGGCGAGACCAACAGCGATCTCGAAAGGGTGTTCGAGATTTTCGAGGCCGGCGAAGGCCGCGGGGGCATCACTGCTCGGGGACTCCAGCACGTGTTGTCGAGGCTTGGGGAGAGAGAGCATTCGTACGAAGAGTGTGTGGGAATGATACGTGCTTTTGATCTCGACGGGGATGGAGTGGTCGATTTCCAGGAATTCCAACGCATGATGACTTCGAACTGA
- the LOC115751591 gene encoding protein DA1 isoform X3 codes for MGWFSKIFKGSSHKISEGHYDENYGTDPSYDASSTSGLKEDEQLAKAIQESLNFESSPQHEDESVPSPHENAYSPPSYGSGYSPPRYGNAYHPMPMHYPTGYRICAGCNTEIGHGRFLSCMNAVWHPECFRCHACTLPISEYEFSLSGNYPYHKSCYKEHYHPKCDVCSHFIPTNLAGLIEYRAHPFWSQKYCPSHEHDGTPRCCSCERMEPRETRYVSLKDGRKLCLECFDSAVMDTNECQPLYVGIQEFYEGLNMKVEQEVPLLLVERQALNEAREGEKHGHHHMPETRGLCLSEEQTIGMPGVRGRRRAGTITEPYELARRCEVTAVLVLYGLPRLLTGSILAHEMMHAWLRLKGYPTLRQDVEEGICQVLAHMWLHTQLTSGSSHNFASTSSISGASRAAKKGARSQFERKLGEFFKHQIESDTSPVYGDGLRAGLLAVHKYGLRRTLDHIRMRGNFPY; via the exons TTGAAAGAAGATGAACAACTTGCCAAAGCTATACAAGAAAGCTTGAACTTTGAAAGTTCACCTCAGCATGAAGACGAAAGTGTTCCTTCCCCACATGAAAATGCTTATTCTCCTCCCTCATATGGAAGTGGATATTCTCCTCCACGATATGGCAATGCATATCACCCTATGCCAATGCACTATCCAACAGGCTACAG GATCTGTGCTGGATGCAATACAGAGATTGGTCATGGACGGTTTTTGAGTTGTATGAATGCTGTTTGGCATCCTGAATGTTTCCGCTGCCACGCTTGCACCCTACcaatttctgaatatgag TTCTCTTTGTCGGGCAATTATCCTTACCATAAATCTTGCTACAAGGAGCACTACCACCCAAAGTGTGATGTCTGCAGCCATTTT ATCCCTACAAACCTTGCTGGTCTTATTGAGTACAGGGCTCATCCCTTTTGGAGTCAGAAATACTGCCCTTCTCACGAACATGATGGGACTCCCCGATGCTGCAGTTGTGAGCGAATGGAG CCACGAGAGACCAGATATGTTTCTCTTAAAGATGGTCGAAAGCTCTGTCTCGAGTGTTTTGACTCAGCAGTGATGGACACAAATGAATGTCAACCACTGTATGTTGGTATCCAAGAATTTTATGAAGGTCTAAACATGAAAGTGGAGCAGGAAGTTCCTTTACTTTTGGTCGAGAGACAAGCACTAAATGAAGCAAGGGAGGGAGAGAAACAC GGCCATCATCATATGCCTGAGACAAGAGGACTGTGCCTCTCTGAAGAACAAACAATCGGCATG CCAGGAGTCAGGGGACGTCGAAGAGCAGGCACAATAACAGAACCTTATGAACTGGCACGTCGATGTGAAGTGACTGCAGTTCTAGTCTTGTATGGCCTTCCAAG GTTGCTGACTGGATCCATACTGGCTCATGAAATGATGCATGCTTGGTTGCGACTAAAAG GTTACCCCACTCTTCGTCAAGATGTCGAAGAAGGGATTTGTCAAGTGCTAGCTCACATGTGGCTGCATACACAACTGACGTCTGGATCAAGCCATAACTTTGCGTCGACCTCCTCAATTTCAGGTGCTTCCAGAGCAGCTAAGAAAGGTGCGAGATCTCAGTTCGAGAGGAAGCTAGGGGAGTTCTTTAAACACCAGATAGAGTCAGACACTTCCCCGGTGTACGGTGATGGACTTAGGGCCGGTCTACTGGCTGTGCATAAGTACGGTCTTCGAAGGACACTTGACCACATCCGAATGAGAGGCAACTTCCCATACTGA
- the LOC115751634 gene encoding protein LYK5-like, translated as MHRQIVLSFFVLSLFIYVHGQQKYSGNSVLNCDGDDRDGPSPAFLYTCNGGRRACQAFLIFKSQPPYDSVPAISTLLSSDQAGVARINNVTRLAVFPTGKEVIVPVNCSCSAQYYRAISLFPVTSGANDTYFTVANDTYQGLSTCSSLKRANAHGESGLEGPGELRVPLRCACPTRNQTVNGVRYLLTFSINWRDTITGIGERFNASAEDILTENGISEANPTIFPFTTILVPLVTEPSSSQTTLLYQEQPSLPPPTYVSSRREPNKELYLGVGVAAGGLLVTLFAAFACFLWHKKKKEAVPQFRGQASRKSASPVDLRVEIASLEEILKVFTFEEIKKATQNFSSRNRIQGSVFRGAFGQETLAVKRVSRDVSNEVNILKKINHFNLIKLRGFCEFNRCFYLVFEYMSYGSLRDWLSSGKSSKKTRSWSHRINIALDVANGLHYLHSFTKPAYVHKDINSSNILLNGDLRAKIANFGLARVAGRETSSASLTTHHRGGRGYMPPEYIKPGLVTSKTDVYGFGMMLLELITGKGAVILQDGREVLLSAAIASAMEGDDTETEILQSFIDPRLERSGRGLAMRMVRLSLTCLAHEPTRRPGMEEIAATLLKIQADLKAQEILPSPLKLGRKK; from the coding sequence ATGCATCGCCAGATTGTCCTCAGTTTCTTCGTGCTCAGTCTCTTCATTTATGTCCATGGTCAGCAGAAGTACTCCGGGAATTCGGTCCTCAACTGCGACGGCGACGACCGGGACGGACCGTCCCCGGCCTTCCTCTACACCTGCAACGGTGGTCGACGGGCCTGCCAGGCTTTCCTCATCTTCAAGTCCCAGCCTCCCTACGATTCCGTCCCGGCCATTTCCACCCTCCTGTCCTCGGACCAGGCGGGCGTGGCGAGAATCAACAACGTCACGAGGCTCGCCGTATTCCCCACAGGCAAGGAGGTGATCGTCCCCGTGAACTGCTCCTGCTCGGCGCAGTACTACCGGGCCATCTCCTTGTTTCCCGTCACCAGCGGCGCCAACGACACTTACTTCACCGTGGCGAACGACACCTACCAGGGGCTCTCCACGTGCAGTTCGCTCAAGCGTGCAAATGCACACGGCGAGTCCGGATTAGAGGGGCCTGGCGAGCTGCGAGTGCCGCTCCGGTGTGCTTGTCCGACCAGGAATCAAACTGTGAACGGCGTCAGGTACTTGCTGACCTTCTCAATCAACTGGCGTGACACTATTACGGGTATTGGTGAGAGGTTCAATGCTAGCGCTGAGGACATCCTCACGGAAAACGGAATTTCTGAAGCGAATCCCACTATTTTCCCCTTCACGACGATCCTAGTTCCTCTCGTGACCGAACCTTCGAGCTCTCAAACCACATTACTGTATCAGGAACAGCCATCTCTGCCTCCGCCGACTTATGTCTCTTCAAGAAGGGAACCCAACAAGGAACTGTATTTGGGGGTCGGAGTCGCAGCAGGTGGTCTTCTGGTGACCCTTTTTGCCGCATTCGCATGTTTTCTGTGgcataagaagaaaaaggaggcgGTTCCCCAGTTTCGAGGGCAGGCAAGTAGGAAATCGGCCTCGCCGGTGGATCTCCGTGTTGAAATTGCCAGCTTGGAGGAAATCCTGAAAGTCTTCACGTTTGAGGAAATAAAGAAGGCCACGCAGAACTTCAGCTCCCGGAACAGGATCCAGGGATCTGTTTTCCGTGGTGCCTTCGGCCAGGAAACCCTGGCAGTCAAGAGGGTGAGTCGAGACGTGTCCAACGAAGTGAACATATTGAAGAAGATCAACCATTTCAATCTGATCAAGCTTCGGGGGTTCTGCGAATTCAATCGCTGCTTTTACCTGGTTTTTGAGTACATGAGTTACGGGTCTCTGAGGGACTGGCTTTCCTCCGGTAAAAGCTCCAAGAAAACTCGGAGCTGGAGCCACCGAATCAATATCGCCCTGGATGTTGCCAATGGACTTCACTATCTCCATAGCTTCACCAAACCTGCCTACGTACACAAGGACATCAACAGCAGCAACATACTGCTAAATGGCGATCTCAGGGCCAAGATTGCTAATTTCGGTCTCGCGCGCGTCGCTGGAAGGGAAACGTCGAGCGCTTCCCTGACTACACACCACCGTGGGGGCCGAGGTTATATGCCGCCAGAGTACATCAAGCCGGGCCTGGTCACTTCAAAGACCGATGTCTATGGCTTTGGAATGATGCTCTTGGAACTGATCACAGGGAAGGGTGCGGTCATTTTGCAGGACGGAAGGGAAGTTCTGCTTTCAGCCGCAATTGCTTCTGCGATGGAAGGAGACGACACAGAAACGGAGATTCTCCAAAGCTTCATCGATCCTAGACTAGAACGTAGCGGAAGAGGTTTAGCTATGCGGATGGTTAGATTAAGTCTAACCTGCTTGGCGCACGAGCCTACGAGGAGACCGGGCATGGAGGAAATAGCGGCGACTCTATTGAAAATCCAGGCAGATCTAAAGGCCCAGGAAATTCTACCGTCGCCGTTGAAGCTTGGTAGAAAGAAGTAA
- the LOC115751591 gene encoding protein DA1 isoform X2, translating into MGWFSKIFKGSSHKISEGHYDENYGTDPSYDASSTSGDNLSDYEAEDIDRAIALSLLEQNQNRANFIDNESQLKEDEQLAKAIQESLNFESSPQHEDESVPSPHENAYSPPSYGSGYSPPRYGNAYHPMPMHYPTGYRICAGCNTEIGHGRFLSCMNAVWHPECFRCHACTLPISEYEIPTNLAGLIEYRAHPFWSQKYCPSHEHDGTPRCCSCERMEPRETRYVSLKDGRKLCLECFDSAVMDTNECQPLYVGIQEFYEGLNMKVEQEVPLLLVERQALNEAREGEKHGHHHMPETRGLCLSEEQTIGMPGVRGRRRAGTITEPYELARRCEVTAVLVLYGLPRLLTGSILAHEMMHAWLRLKGYPTLRQDVEEGICQVLAHMWLHTQLTSGSSHNFASTSSISGASRAAKKGARSQFERKLGEFFKHQIESDTSPVYGDGLRAGLLAVHKYGLRRTLDHIRMRGNFPY; encoded by the exons GATAACTTGTCGGACTATGAGGCTGAAGATATAGATCGTGCCATTGCGCTATCCCTTTTAGAACAAAATCAGAACAGAGCAAATTTTATTG ATAATGAATCTCAGTTGAAAGAAGATGAACAACTTGCCAAAGCTATACAAGAAAGCTTGAACTTTGAAAGTTCACCTCAGCATGAAGACGAAAGTGTTCCTTCCCCACATGAAAATGCTTATTCTCCTCCCTCATATGGAAGTGGATATTCTCCTCCACGATATGGCAATGCATATCACCCTATGCCAATGCACTATCCAACAGGCTACAG GATCTGTGCTGGATGCAATACAGAGATTGGTCATGGACGGTTTTTGAGTTGTATGAATGCTGTTTGGCATCCTGAATGTTTCCGCTGCCACGCTTGCACCCTACcaatttctgaatatgag ATCCCTACAAACCTTGCTGGTCTTATTGAGTACAGGGCTCATCCCTTTTGGAGTCAGAAATACTGCCCTTCTCACGAACATGATGGGACTCCCCGATGCTGCAGTTGTGAGCGAATGGAG CCACGAGAGACCAGATATGTTTCTCTTAAAGATGGTCGAAAGCTCTGTCTCGAGTGTTTTGACTCAGCAGTGATGGACACAAATGAATGTCAACCACTGTATGTTGGTATCCAAGAATTTTATGAAGGTCTAAACATGAAAGTGGAGCAGGAAGTTCCTTTACTTTTGGTCGAGAGACAAGCACTAAATGAAGCAAGGGAGGGAGAGAAACAC GGCCATCATCATATGCCTGAGACAAGAGGACTGTGCCTCTCTGAAGAACAAACAATCGGCATG CCAGGAGTCAGGGGACGTCGAAGAGCAGGCACAATAACAGAACCTTATGAACTGGCACGTCGATGTGAAGTGACTGCAGTTCTAGTCTTGTATGGCCTTCCAAG GTTGCTGACTGGATCCATACTGGCTCATGAAATGATGCATGCTTGGTTGCGACTAAAAG GTTACCCCACTCTTCGTCAAGATGTCGAAGAAGGGATTTGTCAAGTGCTAGCTCACATGTGGCTGCATACACAACTGACGTCTGGATCAAGCCATAACTTTGCGTCGACCTCCTCAATTTCAGGTGCTTCCAGAGCAGCTAAGAAAGGTGCGAGATCTCAGTTCGAGAGGAAGCTAGGGGAGTTCTTTAAACACCAGATAGAGTCAGACACTTCCCCGGTGTACGGTGATGGACTTAGGGCCGGTCTACTGGCTGTGCATAAGTACGGTCTTCGAAGGACACTTGACCACATCCGAATGAGAGGCAACTTCCCATACTGA
- the LOC115751639 gene encoding probable galacturonosyltransferase-like 1, with protein sequence MSLPSNNKALLFLFLFLFLSPLFSIYSAAAHGGGAIDPQQFKEAPEFYNSPTCPSLLNTSTDDDSDEGDDDVICSETAIHVAMTLDAAYIRGSMAAILSVLQHSTCPQNVIFHFVYSATTSDASLLRATLSSSFPYLRFQLHPFDASAVSGLISTSIRSALDCPLNYARSYLANLLPLCVRRVVYLDSDLVLVDDIASLAATPLDPASTILAAPEYCKANFTSYFTPTFWSSPSLPLTFAGRSRPPCYFNTGVMVIDLDRWRAGGYTAKIEEWMELQKRMRIYELGSLPPFLLVFAGEIAPVDHRWNQHGLGGDNFRGLCRDLHPGPVSLLHWSGKGKPWARLDANRPCPLDALWAPYDLLRTPFSLDS encoded by the coding sequence ATGTCTCTGCCTAGCAATAATAAagctcttctcttcctcttcctcttcctcttcctctcacCCCTCTTTTCCATCTACTCCGCCGCCGCCCACGGCGGCGGCGCCATTGACCCCCAACAATTCAAAGAAGCCCCCGAATTCTACAACTCCCCAACCTGCCCTTCCCTCCTCAACACCTCCACCGATGATGACAGCGACGAGGGCGACGACGACGTCATCTGCTCGGAGACGGCGATCCACGTGGCGATGACCCTCGACGCCGCCTATATCCGGGGCTCCATGGCGGCCATCCTCTCCGTCCTCCAGCACTCCACCTGCCCCCAGAACGTCATCTTCCACTTCGTCTACTCGGCCACCACCTCCGACGCGTCCCTCCTCCGCGCcaccctctcctcctccttcccctaCCTCCGCTTCCAGCTCCACCCTTTCGACGCCTCCGCCGTCTCTGGCCTCATCTCCACCTCCATCCGCTCCGCCCTCGACTGCCCCCTCAACTACGCCCGCTCCTACCTCGCCAACCTCCTCCCCCTCTGCGTCCGCCGCGTCGTCTACCTCGACTCCGACCTCGTCCTCGTCGACGACATCGCCTCCCTAGCCGCCACCCCCCTCGACCCCGCCTCCACCATCCTCGCCGCCCCCGAGTACTGCAAAGCCAACTTCACCTCCTACTTCACCCCCACCTTCTGGTCCAGCCCCTCCCTTCCCCTCACCTTCGCGGGCCGCAGCCGTCCGCCCTGCTACTTCAACACGGGAGTCATGGTCATCGACCTCGACCGGTGGCGTGCCGGCGGGTACACGGCCAAGATCGAGGAGTGGATGGAGCTCCAGAAGCGGATGCGGATCTACGAGCTCGGGTCGCTCCCGCCGTTCCTGCTTGTGTTCGCCGGGGAGATCGCGCCGGTGGACCACCGGTGGAACCAGCACGGCCTCGGGGGCGACAACTTCCGGGGGCTGTGCCGGGACTTGCACCCCGGCCCGGTCAGCCTCCTGCATTGGAGCGGCAAAGGGAAGCCGTGGGCGAGGCTCGACGCCAACCGGCCGTGCCCGTTGGACGCCCTGTGGGCTCCTTATGATCTCTTGCGCACTCCCTTCTCATTGGACTCCTGA